A genomic stretch from Phoenix dactylifera cultivar Barhee BC4 unplaced genomic scaffold, palm_55x_up_171113_PBpolish2nd_filt_p 000237F, whole genome shotgun sequence includes:
- the LOC103698527 gene encoding abscisic acid receptor PYL8-like: MVGERGRGGDLEVGAGGWWSDEVSGHGCRQMEVELVRRHHRHELRENQCSSTLVKHIRAPVHLVWSLVRRFDQPQKYKPFVSRCVVQGDLEIGSVREVNVKSGLPATTSTERLELLDDDEHILSIKIVGGDHRLRNYSSVITVHPEIIDGRPGTLVIESFVVDVPDGNTKDETCYFVEALIKCNLKSLANVSERLAAQDVTQAID; the protein is encoded by the exons ATGgttggggagagagggaggggcggAGATCTGGAGGTGGGGGCGGGCGGGTGGTGGTCCGACGAGGTGAGCGGCCACGGGTGTAGGCAGATGGAGGTGGAGCTCGTTCGGCGGCACCACCGTCATGAGCTAAGGGAGAACCAGTGCAGCTCCACTCTCGTCAAGCACATCAGGGCCCCCGTCCATCTC GTGTGGTCACTCGTGAGGAGATTCGACCAGCCGCAAAAATACAAGCCCTTTGTGAGCAGATGCGTGGTGCAGGGCGATCTGGAGATTGGAAGTGTTCGAGAAGTGAATGTCAAGTCAGGGCTTCCGGCCACCACCAGCACAGAGCGTTTGGAACTCCTTGATGACGATGAGCACATCCTTAGCATCAAGATTGTTGGAGGAGATCACAGACTTAGG AATTACTCTTCTGTTATAACTGTCCACCCTGAGATAATTGATGGGAGACCAGGGACCCTGGTGATCGAGTCGTTCGTGGTTGATGTGCCTGATGGAAACACCAAGGACGAGACATGCTACTTTGTGGAGGCCCTGATCAAGTGCAACCTCAAATCTTTGGCCAATGTGTCTGAGAGGTTGGCAGCGCAGGATGTCACACAAGCAATTGACTAA